Proteins from one Oncorhynchus tshawytscha isolate Ot180627B linkage group LG16, Otsh_v2.0, whole genome shotgun sequence genomic window:
- the LOC112216204 gene encoding protein FAM110A: protein MPVETLQPGLRQPVTVRAAAAGMPNRLLMPNRRLLQPRTLEAAEPRQSAVERLAVDKAKYVKNQVALFKQQPIKVPLPIMRKPLMSRAPALRPIRKAQLPRPDYTQQRSSPLDLEHLSNLINGVGEAETPPTSPTMDPVESSQAPDCPTTNSPCPSPISAGAGSGAAESIQTLCPEWSTPVKVRVNASGPLSPTGSPTAVTIRRVDIIPHHTTPVRMPLRAQQQMCVPLQPMALHPHTQIHNTMSPLRLFHPRTTYAPGPASPKPVPAPPPQNHTPTPTSPSSPVQLPANPPVLPPSPSVTCLSSGSSRKRPSLNRSKSDMSDRYSRASTELERFFNLCGLDTSEMQVLKGPGSDIASLAQFRSASAPGSECAGQEGEEEGGAAEPAPYGISVIERNARVIKWLYGIRTSKDIARSTNM from the coding sequence ATGCCTGTGGAGACACTACAGCCTGGCCTGAGACAGCCGGTGACAGTGAGGGCTGCTGCTGCTGGAATGCCCAACCGCCTTCTCATGCCCAACCGCCGCCTCCTCCAGCCAAGAACATTGGAAGCAGCTGAGCCCAGGCAGAGTGCAGTGGAGAGACTGGCAGTAGACAAGGCTAAATATGTCAAGAACCAGGTGGCCCTCTTTAAGCAACAGCCAATCAAAGTGCCTCTACCTATCATGCGCAAGCCTCTGATGTCCCGTGCCCCCGCCCTGCGGCCCATTCGTAAGGCCCAACTGCCTCGCCCTGACTACACCCAGCAAAGGAGTTCCCCACTGGACCTGGAGCACCTGAGTAACCTGATCAACGGGGTGGGTGAGGCTGAAACTCCCCCTACCTCCCCAACCATGGACCCAGTGGAGAGTAGTCAGGCCCCTGACTGCCCCACTACCaactctccctgtccctctccaatCTCTGCTGGAGCTGGGTCAGGGGCTGCTGAGAGTATCCAGACCCTCTGTCCTGAGTGGTCCACTCCAGTCAAAGTTAGGGTAAATGCCTCTGGCCCACTAAGTCCTACAGGGTCTCCTACTGCTGTGACCATACGTAGAGTGGACATcataccccaccacaccacaccagtgAGGATGCCCCTTAGAGCACAGCAGCAGATGTGCGTCCCATTGCAGCCCATGGCTCTGCATCCACACACCCAgatccacaacactatgtcacctcTGCGTCTCTTCCACCCCAGAACTACCTATGCACCAGGCCCTGCGTCTCCTAAACCTGTCCCAGCCCCTCCACCACAAAATCACACCCCAACCCCCACCTCCCCATCTAGCCCTGTCCAGCTCCCAGCCAACCCCCCCGTACTCCCGCCCTCCCCGTCGGTCACCTGCCTATCGTCCGGCAGCTCCAGGAAACGTCCCTCTCTGAACCGCTCCAAATCCGACATGAGTGACCGTTACTCCCGGGCCAGTACTGAGCTGGAGCGCTTCTTCAACCTGTGTGGTTTGGACACTTCGGAGATGCAGGTGCTGAAGGGGCCAGGCTCAGACATCGCCTCCCTTGCACAGTTCCGCAGTGCCAGCGCTCCTGGGTCAGAGTGTGCAGGccaagagggtgaagaggaaggTGGGGCTGCAGAGCCGGCACCCTATGGCATCTCAGTAATTGAGAGGAACGCCAGAGTTATCAAGTGGCTTTATGGTATCCGCACATCCAAGGATATTGCCAGGAGCACCAACATGTAG